The Spirochaetaceae bacterium genome window below encodes:
- a CDS encoding UvrD-helicase domain-containing protein: protein MSDTTNEALQRIEEIVVREEMETRRHRSNDQYVTRTVPLIKTTTVDFLSTGLTDEQAAAVATDEDATLVLAGAGTGKTALITAKVAHLVRNLGTAPGEILVLAYNRKAMQELRERLPGDLRDVAVHTFHSFGMRVLGQSTGKKPTISKLAEDKTQRNVAIDKIMQEMLRSPQHREQLISLLAFHRNDFQSPFEFDTEAEYYRYVQTTELRTLNGNRVRSLEEVHVANFLSMNGIQFGYERPYEVDTASPRHRQYQPDFFLPEHEIYIEHFALNEDGNPPPFWHSYGEGVDWKRNIHRQYGTRLIETYSWQCQQGVLQRELARSLRCFGVELTPVPPEDLLEQLKDMHGNWLSGILATSITHAKTSRVSYSELRNRAGASLRKNVFLDVFKPVLDRYEQLLADEGAADFEDLINRAADHIGDGNGKVGYRYVLVDEFQDISVGRMHLIAQLKRPGVAYFLVGDDWQSIYRFAGSDVRLVRGCGDYLGYVRERLLTTTFRYRPGILEPSTAFVQRNPEQTKRTLHSRSAAPDYGITVVAEESQELGVTTALEHIRCRTKRDGGLYDDYGTVSVFALGRYRRSQSVVKGRVEFSTIHRAKGREADFVLVLDLKNDHYGLPSQIDDDPLLDLVLPPRHSTAFPHAEERRLFYVAVTRARRGVYLITDDKQPSSFVEELLRSHLAIPRIGSGAVAQNGPVCARCGDRLVESQSGKNLRCVNYPLCRHLAPRCRACNHGHVVVTGGRAVCTNDSCGSPARACPRCGFGVLTRISGSRGSFFGCSEYRAEPPCEYKENIGQATTSPVDADRRDERVRHRNR, encoded by the coding sequence ATGAGCGATACCACGAACGAGGCCCTGCAGCGTATCGAAGAGATCGTCGTGAGGGAAGAGATGGAGACCCGCCGGCACCGGTCGAACGACCAGTACGTGACACGCACGGTGCCACTGATCAAGACGACAACGGTAGACTTCTTGTCTACCGGATTGACCGATGAACAGGCAGCAGCGGTGGCTACTGACGAGGACGCAACGCTGGTCCTCGCCGGCGCGGGAACCGGCAAGACTGCGCTCATTACCGCGAAGGTAGCCCACTTGGTCCGCAACCTGGGAACGGCCCCGGGTGAGATCCTCGTGTTGGCATACAATCGTAAGGCCATGCAGGAGCTTCGAGAACGTCTTCCCGGCGATCTCCGGGACGTCGCCGTCCACACCTTTCACTCCTTTGGCATGCGGGTGCTGGGTCAGTCCACAGGAAAGAAGCCGACCATCTCCAAACTTGCCGAAGATAAGACGCAACGGAACGTCGCGATCGATAAGATCATGCAGGAGATGTTGCGATCGCCGCAGCATCGTGAGCAGCTAATAAGCCTACTCGCCTTCCACCGAAACGACTTCCAATCTCCGTTCGAATTCGACACGGAAGCCGAGTACTACCGATATGTACAGACAACTGAACTACGAACCCTGAACGGTAATAGAGTAAGAAGCCTTGAGGAAGTGCACGTGGCGAACTTTCTCAGCATGAACGGAATCCAATTCGGGTACGAGCGACCGTACGAAGTGGACACGGCCAGCCCGCGACACCGACAATATCAGCCCGACTTCTTTCTACCCGAACACGAAATCTACATCGAGCACTTTGCCTTGAACGAAGACGGCAACCCACCGCCATTCTGGCATTCGTACGGGGAGGGGGTGGACTGGAAGCGGAACATCCACCGCCAATATGGGACACGACTGATCGAGACCTATAGCTGGCAATGTCAGCAAGGGGTCTTGCAGCGGGAGCTGGCCAGGAGCCTTCGCTGCTTCGGCGTCGAACTCACGCCAGTGCCACCGGAAGACCTACTCGAACAACTCAAGGACATGCATGGCAATTGGTTGTCGGGCATCCTCGCCACCTCGATCACACATGCCAAGACCAGTAGAGTATCTTATTCCGAGCTGCGCAACCGCGCCGGCGCATCTCTGCGAAAGAACGTGTTTCTCGATGTCTTCAAGCCGGTTCTGGACCGGTACGAGCAACTGCTCGCCGACGAGGGTGCGGCCGACTTCGAGGATCTGATCAACCGCGCCGCTGACCACATTGGTGACGGTAACGGTAAAGTTGGCTATCGCTACGTCTTGGTCGACGAATTCCAGGATATCTCGGTCGGCCGCATGCACTTGATCGCCCAACTCAAGCGCCCCGGGGTTGCATACTTCCTGGTGGGCGATGATTGGCAGTCGATCTACCGCTTCGCGGGCAGTGACGTCCGATTGGTCCGCGGCTGTGGCGACTACCTCGGCTACGTGAGAGAGCGTTTGCTGACCACAACATTCCGCTACCGCCCCGGTATACTGGAGCCGAGCACGGCCTTCGTACAGCGCAATCCTGAGCAAACCAAGCGTACTCTACACTCAAGGAGCGCGGCGCCCGACTACGGCATCACGGTAGTCGCGGAAGAGTCGCAGGAGTTGGGCGTCACTACTGCGCTGGAACACATTCGTTGCAGGACCAAGAGAGATGGTGGCTTGTACGATGACTATGGCACGGTCTCCGTGTTTGCCCTCGGAAGATACCGACGTAGCCAAAGCGTAGTAAAAGGTCGCGTCGAATTCAGCACCATCCACCGCGCCAAGGGACGGGAAGCGGATTTCGTGCTGGTACTGGACCTGAAGAACGACCACTATGGACTCCCGTCCCAGATCGACGATGACCCCCTGCTCGATCTGGTGTTGCCGCCTCGTCACAGTACCGCGTTTCCGCATGCCGAAGAACGCCGCTTGTTCTATGTCGCGGTCACCAGGGCGAGGCGTGGTGTGTATTTGATTACTGACGACAAGCAACCGTCCAGCTTCGTCGAAGAGCTGCTAAGAAGTCATCTGGCCATTCCTCGTATTGGGAGCGGTGCCGTGGCGCAGAACGGACCGGTCTGCGCCCGCTGCGGTGACCGGCTCGTGGAGTCACAAAGCGGCAAGAATCTTCGCTGCGTCAACTACCCTTTGTGCCGACACCTGGCACCGAGGTGCCGAGCGTGCAACCACGGACACGTGGTTGTCACTGGCGGCCGTGCCGTTTGCACGAACGACTCCTGCGGCTCGCCCGCGAGAGCGTGCCCCCGCTGTGGTTTCGGCGTGCTGACCAGGATCAGCGGTTCACGAGGATCTTTCTTCGGCTGCAGCGAATACCGAGCCGAACCGCCGTGCGAATACAAGGAAAACATCGGCCAAGCGACAACCAGCCCGGTCGACGCGGACCGCCGCGACGAACGGGTACGGCACAGGAATCGTTGA
- a CDS encoding ABC transporter permease gives MSEIASPGAGQAPRTAGPVSHAAEDDRYFVASQWQLMWRKFTRHRLAIAGGAVLAVFYLFALFSEFFATHDILKHDAEFVYMRPQKIRFGDQNGWGLRPFVYDVQKVVDRKAFRRVYQEDPETRHYVRFFVHGDPYKLWGIWEADLRLFGVEEGAFYLFGTDKLGRDLYSRTVYASRISLSIGLVGVFLSFVLGCTMGGISGYYGGKPDMIIQRGIEILISLPTIPLWMALSAALPTHWGTLKTYFAITIILSMFGWAGLARVVRGKLLELRQQDFVTAARVAGRGEGRIVALHLLPSFMSYLIVSLTLAVPYMILGETALSFLGLGLRPPVVSWGTLLKDAQNVHAVLLHPWLLIPGLFVVVAVLAFNFLGDGLRDAADPYK, from the coding sequence GTGAGCGAAATCGCTTCCCCCGGCGCGGGCCAGGCGCCTCGCACCGCCGGGCCGGTCTCGCATGCCGCCGAGGACGACCGCTATTTCGTCGCCTCGCAGTGGCAGCTCATGTGGCGCAAGTTCACCCGCCACCGGCTGGCCATCGCGGGCGGGGCGGTGCTGGCGGTGTTCTACCTGTTCGCCCTCTTCAGCGAATTCTTCGCCACCCACGACATCCTCAAGCACGACGCGGAGTTCGTATACATGCGGCCGCAGAAGATCCGCTTCGGCGACCAGAACGGCTGGGGGCTGCGCCCGTTCGTGTACGACGTGCAGAAGGTGGTGGACCGCAAGGCGTTCCGCCGCGTGTACCAGGAAGACCCGGAGACGCGCCACTACGTCCGCTTCTTCGTGCACGGCGACCCCTACAAGCTGTGGGGCATCTGGGAGGCGGACCTGCGCCTGTTCGGGGTCGAGGAGGGTGCGTTCTACCTGTTCGGCACCGACAAACTGGGCCGCGACCTGTACTCGCGCACCGTGTACGCCTCCCGCATCTCGCTGTCGATCGGCCTGGTGGGCGTGTTCCTGAGCTTCGTGCTCGGCTGCACCATGGGCGGCATCTCCGGCTACTACGGCGGCAAACCCGACATGATCATTCAGCGCGGAATCGAGATCCTTATCTCGCTGCCCACCATCCCGCTGTGGATGGCGCTGAGCGCCGCCCTGCCGACCCACTGGGGCACCCTGAAGACCTACTTTGCGATCACCATCATCCTGTCGATGTTCGGCTGGGCCGGCCTGGCGCGGGTGGTGCGCGGCAAGCTGCTGGAGCTGCGCCAGCAGGACTTCGTGACCGCGGCGCGGGTGGCCGGCAGGGGCGAGGGCAGGATCGTCGCCCTGCACCTGCTGCCGTCGTTCATGAGCTACCTGATCGTGAGCCTGACCCTGGCGGTGCCCTACATGATCCTGGGCGAAACCGCGCTCAGCTTCCTGGGCCTGGGCCTGCGCCCGCCGGTGGTGAGCTGGGGCACCCTGCTGAAGGACGCCCAGAACGTGCACGCCGTGCTCCTGCACCCCTGGCTCTTGATCCCCGGCCTGTTCGTGGTGGTCGCCGTGCTCGCCTTCAACTTCCTCGGCGACGGCCTCCGCGACGCCGCCGACCCCTACAAGTAA
- a CDS encoding ABC transporter permease, with product MRAYLIRRLLLTIPTLWILTVIVFLAVRFLPGDVIDAMVAEMEAWSSAGGVVDREALERMLGLDVPVHVQYGRWMGDILLRGTFGESLTGHWSIEERIISRLPVTVELGVMAIVIGLVIALPVGLYSAIRQDTAIDYAGRTVAVIGLATPNFWLGVMVMLYPAIWWGWSPSVELIPFAEDPLGNLGMFLIPSLILGTAMSAATMRLMRTMMLEVLRQDYIRTAWSKGLRERVIIVRHAIKNAFIPVLTLIGLQLPLLVGGSVILEEIFVLPGIGRLFVAALNQRDYPVVSAINLLLASVVLFSSLLIDMLYPYLDPRIRYQ from the coding sequence ATGAGAGCCTATCTCATTAGACGCTTGTTGCTGACCATCCCCACCTTGTGGATATTGACCGTCATAGTCTTTCTCGCGGTCCGCTTCCTCCCCGGCGACGTAATAGACGCAATGGTGGCGGAGATGGAAGCATGGTCTTCCGCCGGTGGCGTGGTAGACCGTGAAGCGCTTGAGCGGATGCTGGGATTGGACGTGCCCGTGCACGTGCAATATGGACGCTGGATGGGAGATATTCTCCTGCGCGGCACGTTCGGTGAGTCGCTTACGGGACACTGGTCAATAGAGGAGAGGATCATAAGCAGATTGCCGGTAACCGTCGAGCTTGGCGTTATGGCAATCGTAATAGGGCTCGTCATAGCGCTGCCAGTCGGTCTCTACTCGGCGATTCGCCAGGATACGGCGATCGACTACGCAGGCCGCACCGTCGCCGTCATCGGCTTGGCAACGCCCAACTTCTGGCTTGGCGTCATGGTCATGCTCTACCCGGCAATCTGGTGGGGCTGGTCGCCATCGGTAGAGTTGATTCCGTTTGCGGAAGACCCGCTGGGGAATCTCGGGATGTTCCTCATTCCGTCCCTCATCCTGGGCACGGCCATGTCGGCCGCCACCATGCGGCTGATGCGCACCATGATGCTGGAGGTGCTCAGGCAGGACTATATCCGGACGGCCTGGTCCAAGGGGCTCAGGGAGAGGGTGATCATTGTCAGACACGCCATCAAGAATGCATTCATCCCAGTCCTTACCCTGATCGGCCTGCAGCTCCCTCTCCTGGTCGGGGGCTCGGTTATCTTGGAAGAGATATTCGTTTTGCCGGGCATAGGTCGCCTGTTCGTGGCTGCGCTCAACCAGAGAGACTACCCGGTCGTTTCCGCAATCAACCTGCTCCTGGCCAGCGTCGTGTTGTTCAGCTCTCTACTCATCGACATGCTGTACCCCTACCTGGATCCCAGGATTCGCTACCAGTGA
- a CDS encoding ABC transporter permease gives MSRMPVGAVNEPRRRSAAARFVIRLITEKPLGAASGVVILMVILVAVFGDALSPYPYAELHLVDRLQGPSARYLLGTDQAGRDLLSRLIFGARVSVLVGVSVTTISVFISTVIGGVSGFVGGKLDLGVQRFVDAWMAFPGLLLLLTLIAIVGEGLLQIILVMGISGGIGGARVIRGAVIAIKENAYFDVAEAVGSSRWRSLLRHVVPNITPVIIISFSTSIGGVIMALAALGFLGFGLPATIPDWGGMLSREGRKYMEQAPWLALWPGLCLTIVVYSFNMLGDAVRDLLDPRLRGATTLRGGVGRLGADAAKSVSETPHRATRGSAGASGPPTNVRKRRP, from the coding sequence ATGTCTCGGATGCCCGTCGGCGCAGTGAACGAGCCCAGGAGACGCAGCGCGGCGGCCAGATTCGTTATCAGGCTGATCACCGAGAAGCCGTTGGGCGCGGCCAGCGGGGTCGTCATACTCATGGTAATCCTGGTGGCTGTCTTTGGAGATGCATTGTCGCCCTATCCATATGCCGAACTGCACCTGGTAGACCGCCTGCAGGGCCCATCGGCCCGTTATCTGCTTGGTACCGACCAGGCCGGACGAGACCTCCTGAGCCGCCTTATCTTCGGAGCTCGCGTGTCCGTACTGGTCGGCGTATCGGTGACCACCATCAGCGTATTCATCAGCACCGTGATCGGTGGGGTTTCGGGATTTGTCGGTGGCAAACTGGACCTGGGCGTGCAGAGATTCGTCGATGCCTGGATGGCGTTTCCGGGATTGCTGCTGCTGTTGACCCTCATAGCCATAGTGGGGGAGGGACTGCTGCAGATCATCCTGGTCATGGGGATATCGGGCGGCATAGGCGGCGCGAGAGTAATCAGAGGCGCTGTCATCGCTATCAAGGAGAACGCCTATTTCGACGTCGCCGAGGCGGTTGGCTCGTCGCGATGGAGATCGCTCCTACGCCATGTCGTGCCCAATATCACACCGGTCATAATCATTTCATTCAGCACCAGTATAGGCGGCGTGATCATGGCGTTGGCCGCACTGGGCTTCCTGGGATTCGGTCTGCCGGCCACCATCCCCGACTGGGGAGGCATGCTCAGCCGGGAGGGGCGCAAGTACATGGAGCAGGCGCCGTGGTTGGCGCTGTGGCCCGGCCTGTGCCTGACCATCGTGGTGTACAGTTTCAACATGTTGGGTGACGCGGTGCGCGACCTGCTCGATCCAAGGTTGCGTGGCGCAACCACGCTCAGGGGCGGCGTGGGTCGTCTCGGCGCCGATGCCGCCAAGTCGGTGTCGGAGACCCCGCACCGGGCCACGCGCGGGAGTGCAGGCGCGTCCGGCCCACCGACCAATGTTCGAAAGCGTCGGCCCTAG
- a CDS encoding ABC transporter permease — protein MVNYVIRRVLYMALVLVLVSMIAFLIIQLPPGDYLTVYRANQQALGRDVDEAELAAMGKLYGLDKPVHVQYAVWIWRISRGNLGWSFNLKEKVGTLIADRLPFTVLLSLSSLLFAYAIAIPIGIYSATHQYSIADFSFTFMGFVGLATPNFLLALIFMLLFNRWFGWSIGGLFSPEFVDAPWSWARVLDLLKHMPIPVLVIGTAGTGYLVRVMRGSLLDELARQYVITARAKGVNEHTLLYKYPVRLSINPIVSTVGWALAGIVSGETITAIVLGLETTGPLLFRALLAQDMYLAGSITMLLTFMVVIGTFISDMLLVLIDPRIRYEAMAG, from the coding sequence ATGGTTAACTACGTCATTCGGCGGGTGCTGTACATGGCCCTGGTCCTGGTGCTGGTGTCGATGATCGCGTTTCTGATCATCCAGCTTCCGCCGGGCGACTACCTGACCGTGTATCGCGCCAACCAGCAGGCCCTCGGGCGCGACGTCGACGAGGCGGAGTTGGCGGCGATGGGCAAGCTGTACGGCCTGGACAAGCCGGTGCACGTGCAGTACGCGGTGTGGATCTGGCGCATCTCGCGCGGCAACCTGGGCTGGTCGTTCAACCTCAAGGAGAAGGTGGGCACGCTGATCGCCGACCGGCTGCCGTTCACGGTGCTGCTGTCGCTGTCCTCGCTGCTGTTCGCCTACGCCATCGCCATCCCGATCGGCATCTACTCCGCCACCCACCAGTACTCGATCGCCGACTTTTCCTTCACCTTCATGGGGTTCGTGGGTCTGGCGACGCCCAACTTCCTGCTCGCGCTGATCTTCATGCTGCTGTTCAACCGCTGGTTCGGCTGGAGCATCGGCGGGCTGTTCTCGCCGGAGTTCGTGGATGCGCCGTGGAGCTGGGCGCGGGTGCTCGACCTGCTCAAGCACATGCCGATCCCGGTGCTGGTGATCGGCACCGCCGGCACCGGCTACCTGGTGCGCGTGATGCGCGGCTCGCTGCTCGACGAGCTGGCGCGGCAGTACGTGATCACGGCGCGCGCCAAGGGGGTGAACGAACATACCCTGCTGTACAAGTACCCGGTGCGGCTGTCGATCAACCCGATCGTGAGCACGGTGGGTTGGGCACTGGCCGGCATCGTTTCGGGAGAGACGATTACGGCGATCGTGCTGGGGCTGGAGACCACCGGGCCGCTGCTGTTCCGGGCGCTGCTGGCGCAGGACATGTACCTGGCCGGCAGCATCACCATGCTGCTGACCTTCATGGTGGTGATAGGCACGTTCATTTCCGACATGCTGCTGGTGCTGATCGATCCGCGCATCCGCTACGAGGCGATGGCGGGCTGA
- a CDS encoding ABC transporter substrate-binding protein → MKAMTGVMVSLVLLGSAAMVWAGGEDEGSSEASSAGAMAASGSFNEAPALAQLVASGDLPPVEERLPPEPLVVKVKDEIGEYGGAITAIKHSTGNWYMIAHVNIEPLMELDPEDSLNVVPNVARAWDWNDDKSQLTVHLREGIKWSDGSPFTAEDLRFYYEDVQFNEKLTPLTPGAWMSHGSRMTFTQIDDSTVQFGFAGPSPAQLFMFTAANGYMNHYFPAHYFKELHIDYNEDADKKAKEEGLEEWWQLFNQTREKTRPYIHYPGPPYLYAWVPTSVTMDRTVWDRNPYYWKVDEAGNQLPYLDNIYGVLVVESELVKARGIAGEFDFLVEGFGMDEAPLLEQNAERYNYNVIIGPNTWAGAGSYYLNLNHKDPVRRELYRDKRFRQALSHAIDRDEINDIVFQGLATPLLGFALGDEPFYDEEVQAAEQEAIRYDVDEANRLLDEIGLTERDGDGYRLSSDGNRLTLEVITGTGLADLVTISELVTNYWREVGIELKFSIIERSLFSLRTNNADYDLTTWIMEPSQLKYRTDSPASGWFLTVGHWAPMWRNWYQTNGESGEEPVGAAKEMLDIGHAMRNELDDAKWQEMGKEFMLMFAENVFAIGTVGLPPRPMIFRKNIMNLYDELAWTNATAGNFRGRVYQWWIKE, encoded by the coding sequence ATGAAAGCGATGACCGGCGTAATGGTTTCGCTGGTGCTGCTCGGTTCGGCCGCGATGGTCTGGGCCGGCGGCGAGGACGAGGGCTCGTCAGAGGCGAGTTCGGCGGGGGCGATGGCCGCTTCCGGCAGCTTCAACGAGGCGCCCGCGCTGGCGCAACTGGTGGCGTCCGGAGACCTGCCGCCGGTGGAGGAACGGCTGCCGCCGGAGCCGCTGGTGGTAAAGGTCAAGGATGAGATCGGCGAGTACGGCGGTGCGATCACGGCCATCAAGCACAGCACCGGCAACTGGTACATGATCGCGCACGTCAACATCGAACCGTTGATGGAGCTCGACCCCGAGGACTCCCTGAACGTGGTGCCCAACGTGGCGCGCGCCTGGGACTGGAACGACGACAAGTCGCAGCTCACCGTGCACCTGCGCGAGGGCATCAAGTGGTCGGACGGCTCGCCGTTCACGGCCGAGGACCTGCGCTTCTACTACGAGGACGTGCAGTTCAACGAGAAGCTGACGCCGCTCACCCCCGGCGCCTGGATGTCGCACGGCTCGCGCATGACCTTCACGCAGATCGACGACAGCACCGTGCAGTTCGGGTTCGCCGGGCCGTCGCCCGCGCAACTGTTCATGTTCACCGCCGCCAACGGCTACATGAACCACTACTTCCCGGCGCACTACTTCAAGGAGCTGCACATCGACTACAACGAGGACGCCGACAAGAAGGCCAAGGAAGAGGGGCTCGAGGAGTGGTGGCAGCTATTCAACCAGACGCGTGAGAAGACGCGGCCCTACATCCACTACCCCGGCCCGCCCTACCTGTACGCCTGGGTGCCCACCTCGGTGACCATGGACCGCACCGTGTGGGACCGCAATCCCTACTACTGGAAGGTGGACGAGGCCGGCAACCAGCTGCCCTACCTGGACAACATCTACGGCGTGCTGGTGGTCGAGTCGGAGCTGGTCAAGGCGCGCGGCATCGCCGGCGAGTTCGATTTCCTGGTGGAAGGCTTCGGCATGGACGAGGCGCCGCTCCTGGAGCAGAACGCCGAGCGCTACAACTACAACGTAATCATCGGTCCCAACACGTGGGCCGGCGCCGGTTCCTACTACCTGAACCTGAACCACAAGGACCCGGTGCGGCGCGAGCTGTACCGCGACAAGCGGTTCCGGCAGGCGCTGTCGCACGCCATCGACCGCGACGAGATCAACGACATCGTGTTCCAGGGGCTGGCCACGCCGCTGCTCGGCTTCGCCCTCGGCGACGAGCCGTTCTACGATGAAGAGGTGCAGGCCGCCGAGCAGGAGGCGATCCGCTACGACGTGGACGAGGCCAATCGGCTGCTCGACGAGATCGGCCTGACCGAGCGCGACGGCGACGGCTACCGGCTCAGTTCGGACGGCAACCGCCTGACCCTGGAGGTGATCACCGGCACCGGCCTGGCCGACCTGGTCACCATCTCCGAGCTGGTCACCAACTACTGGCGCGAGGTGGGCATCGAGCTGAAGTTCAGCATCATCGAACGCAGCCTGTTCTCGCTGCGCACCAACAACGCCGACTACGACCTGACCACCTGGATCATGGAGCCGAGCCAGTTGAAGTACCGCACCGACAGTCCGGCGAGCGGCTGGTTCCTGACCGTCGGCCACTGGGCGCCGATGTGGCGCAACTGGTACCAGACGAACGGCGAGTCGGGCGAAGAGCCGGTCGGCGCGGCCAAGGAGATGCTCGACATCGGCCACGCGATGCGCAACGAGCTCGACGACGCCAAGTGGCAGGAGATGGGCAAGGAGTTCATGCTGATGTTCGCCGAGAACGTGTTCGCCATCGGCACCGTCGGCCTGCCGCCGCGCCCGATGATCTTCCGCAAGAACATCATGAACCTGTACGACGAGCTGGCGTGGACCAACGCCACCGCGGGCAACTTCCGCGGCCGCGTCTACCAGTGGTGGATCAAGGAGTAG
- a CDS encoding ABC transporter substrate-binding protein yields MNFMQVTRTFAVALILVLMATGLWAAAAEEEPAAATERETVFDTATGRTWTAPEYGGTLTWGAKVYPPGIDPWFNTGWAQHLIGGVNERLAFADWGLSRDIWRGELYQVVTPEMSTGSLAESWSMPDDTTFIFNIRQGVNWDDKEPVNGRQFDAHDVEWNYHRFLGLGDFAEDGPSTGKGGVTQGAEIVSVTATDQWTIEIKLAKPQLDVLGKMTNNYFIVLPREVIEKYGDAKDWNNVVGTGPLRLTDFVEGSSATWVKNPDYWGVDEKFGNRLPYIDEYRSLLMPDTSTRLAALRTGKIDMLSNVGDAYVTSIDDVASLQQTNPEMEFWPVYSRPSGTFYFNWTVPFMQDVNVRKALQMAVDRETINATYNKGMGDPTPYGLVGQFTPQYSWPYAEWPDDVKHEYEYHPEEAEALLDAAGYPRGDDGYRFTIKLGHFDRWDETYPELVIGYLDAIGVKGELEVFGTAEMGAALKAETLEYGLFTSYYGYFGGPGLVGYTFGAVTTLVSGRSANKMNDPRMDALYVAASETTDIEEFKRIQRQSDELCVREHCGLVKSNIPNHFVNQPWVQGYFGEAGMGWGERMTHLARLWIDQEMKEEMGN; encoded by the coding sequence ATGAATTTCATGCAAGTTACCAGGACCTTTGCGGTTGCGTTGATCCTGGTGCTGATGGCGACCGGCCTCTGGGCCGCCGCCGCGGAAGAGGAGCCGGCGGCGGCTACGGAGAGGGAAACGGTGTTCGACACCGCGACCGGCAGGACGTGGACCGCGCCGGAGTATGGCGGGACCCTCACGTGGGGCGCCAAGGTCTATCCTCCGGGTATCGACCCCTGGTTCAATACTGGCTGGGCGCAACACCTCATCGGGGGTGTCAATGAACGGCTCGCGTTCGCCGACTGGGGACTATCCAGAGATATATGGCGCGGTGAATTGTACCAAGTGGTGACCCCGGAGATGAGCACAGGGTCTCTGGCCGAAAGCTGGTCGATGCCCGACGACACCACGTTCATCTTCAACATTCGCCAGGGCGTCAACTGGGACGACAAGGAGCCGGTCAACGGTCGGCAGTTCGATGCTCATGACGTCGAATGGAACTATCACCGCTTTCTGGGCCTGGGGGACTTCGCCGAAGACGGGCCGAGCACCGGCAAGGGTGGGGTAACTCAGGGTGCAGAAATCGTCTCGGTAACGGCCACCGACCAATGGACGATTGAGATCAAGCTGGCAAAGCCTCAGCTCGATGTGCTCGGGAAAATGACCAACAACTACTTTATCGTGTTACCTCGCGAAGTAATCGAGAAATACGGAGACGCCAAGGACTGGAACAACGTGGTCGGCACCGGGCCCTTGCGACTGACTGATTTCGTGGAGGGCAGCTCGGCAACCTGGGTGAAGAATCCTGACTACTGGGGCGTTGACGAGAAATTCGGCAACCGGTTGCCCTATATTGACGAGTACCGGTCGCTGCTCATGCCGGACACATCGACACGTCTGGCGGCACTGCGCACCGGCAAGATTGATATGCTGAGTAACGTCGGCGACGCCTATGTAACCTCTATCGACGACGTAGCGAGCCTCCAGCAGACCAACCCTGAAATGGAGTTCTGGCCGGTCTATAGCCGGCCTAGCGGCACGTTCTATTTCAATTGGACTGTGCCGTTCATGCAGGACGTCAATGTGCGCAAGGCACTGCAGATGGCAGTGGACCGCGAGACCATCAACGCTACCTACAACAAGGGTATGGGCGATCCAACACCGTACGGGTTGGTTGGCCAATTCACGCCACAGTATAGCTGGCCATATGCAGAGTGGCCGGACGACGTCAAGCATGAGTATGAGTATCACCCGGAAGAGGCAGAGGCGTTGCTTGATGCTGCCGGCTATCCGCGCGGCGACGACGGTTATAGATTTACCATCAAGCTGGGCCATTTCGACCGGTGGGATGAGACCTATCCGGAACTGGTCATCGGCTACCTCGACGCCATTGGCGTAAAAGGCGAGCTTGAGGTGTTCGGTACCGCTGAAATGGGAGCTGCCTTGAAGGCGGAAACGCTCGAGTACGGCTTATTTACTTCGTATTACGGCTACTTCGGCGGCCCCGGCCTGGTCGGATACACGTTTGGAGCGGTAACCACACTGGTCAGCGGACGCAGCGCCAACAAGATGAATGATCCGCGCATGGACGCCCTTTATGTTGCCGCCTCGGAGACTACCGACATCGAGGAGTTCAAGAGGATACAGAGACAGTCCGATGAGCTCTGCGTAAGGGAGCACTGCGGCTTGGTGAAATCCAACATCCCCAATCATTTCGTGAACCAACCGTGGGTTCAGGGTTATTTCGGTGAAGCAGGCATGGGATGGGGCGAACGCATGACCCACCTGGCGCGCCTCTGGATCGACCAGGAGATGAAGGAAGAGATGGGAAACTAG